The genomic window ATGAAACGCAAATTCCAAAAATGAAAATCAGTGTAAAAAGAAATCTATGCGTCATTTATAATGTTTGTATTTTGAAGTTAGTATGAAGTTGGCATACACCTTGTCCGAAGCGATTTACCAATGCAGTGATGCAGTTCATATTTTTACTCATTGTTGTATGCTTATCATCGTTGCAGTCATCTTAGCGATAAGATTTTCTTCCTTACTGTCGTAAACAAAACCCTCACATACGGTAAGTGTTTTTCCTGATTGGAGAACCTTACCAATTGCAATTAGCATATCAGTTTTTGCCGGACTAATAAAATTTATTTTAAACTCAACTGACAAAACTTCTTTATCATCTGGCATCATGGTCAATGCAGCATAACCACAAGCACTGTCAACAATGCTTGTTGCAACTCCCGCATGAAAGAAACCATGTTGCTGTGTCAAACCATTTGAAAACTCGCAAGCAATTTTTACTTGTCCTTTTTCTACTGATAACAATTGCGCGTTCAATGTCTTCATCAAACCTTGCTTGTCAAAACTTTGCTGAACTCGGCTTTTGTAATCGGTATCTTTCACGATAAAGCTCATTTATATTTCTGTTAATTAC from Chitinophagales bacterium includes these protein-coding regions:
- a CDS encoding PaaI family thioesterase; its protein translation is MKDTDYKSRVQQSFDKQGLMKTLNAQLLSVEKGQVKIACEFSNGLTQQHGFFHAGVATSIVDSACGYAALTMMPDDKEVLSVEFKINFISPAKTDMLIAIGKVLQSGKTLTVCEGFVYDSKEENLIAKMTATMISIQQ